The following are from one region of the Chloracidobacterium sp. genome:
- a CDS encoding glycoside hydrolase family 15 protein — translation MRDIPVGNGSLLVNFDERYHLRDVYFPHVGQENQTDGYPSRFGVWASGRFSWVDSDEWSRELGYVGETLVTDVRLTNSTIGVEIVSNDTVASHENVFLRRIQVKNLFSEDREIRVFLHHDFRLYENKVGDTAYYDPETGAIIHYQKHRYFLINTDPHFNSFATGRKDFKGQEGTWRDAEDGELHGGAITEGSVDSTVGVHFRLGAGETFGFFCWLAAGTSHSDVATLDSLVRTRGPQKYLDYTSNYWRAWVNKNGTDLSELPEPIVDQYKRSLLIIRTQIDNDGAILAANDWDVTERATDHYSYLWTRDGALVANALDQAGYSHLTRKFFEFCARIVHPNGYFLQKYNADGTVASGWHASWDLNAKKEVVAIQEDETGLVLWSLWEHYQLFRDIEFAHRMYTKLVIPCADFMDKFVHPDLGLPKPSWNLWEDRRGIHTFTCATVVAGLRAATAFARLFAEEDRAERYVETAESMLDAMRFSLYSTEHGRFYRSLQLHGDDHFEPDSTLDASLFALFYFGCFEADDPMVVSTMEAIEEGLRVNGGIARFSGDGYMRVSEAPSGNAWMICTLWLADYYITRARSKQDLQPAMEFVKWCCEHALPSGVMAEQIDPSNGRSLSVAPLTWSHSTFVSTIHRYLERYRSLEI, via the coding sequence ATGCGTGACATCCCGGTCGGAAACGGATCCCTACTGGTGAACTTCGACGAACGCTATCATCTGCGTGACGTCTACTTTCCGCATGTCGGCCAAGAAAATCAAACCGACGGCTATCCGAGTCGATTCGGCGTCTGGGCAAGCGGACGTTTTTCATGGGTCGATTCGGACGAATGGTCGCGTGAACTTGGCTATGTTGGCGAAACGCTTGTCACCGACGTTAGACTCACGAATTCAACCATCGGTGTTGAGATAGTCTCGAACGACACGGTCGCCAGTCATGAGAATGTGTTTCTCCGGAGAATTCAGGTTAAGAACCTGTTTTCAGAAGATCGGGAAATTCGAGTATTCCTTCATCACGACTTTAGGCTTTATGAGAACAAGGTCGGCGACACCGCGTATTACGATCCGGAGACCGGGGCGATCATTCATTATCAAAAGCACCGCTATTTCCTCATAAATACCGACCCCCACTTCAATTCGTTTGCGACCGGTCGCAAGGATTTTAAAGGCCAGGAAGGCACGTGGCGCGATGCGGAGGACGGCGAACTTCATGGAGGCGCGATTACCGAAGGGTCGGTCGATTCAACCGTCGGAGTACATTTTCGCCTTGGAGCGGGCGAGACGTTCGGGTTCTTTTGCTGGCTTGCTGCTGGGACCTCTCATAGCGATGTGGCGACGCTCGACTCGCTTGTACGTACACGAGGGCCGCAGAAGTACCTTGATTACACTTCAAATTACTGGCGTGCCTGGGTCAATAAGAATGGGACCGATCTGTCTGAATTGCCCGAACCGATCGTCGATCAGTACAAACGGTCATTGTTGATCATACGCACACAGATCGATAACGACGGCGCGATCCTTGCAGCAAATGACTGGGACGTAACCGAGCGCGCAACCGACCATTACAGCTATTTGTGGACCCGCGACGGTGCCCTCGTTGCAAATGCGTTGGATCAGGCGGGTTACTCGCATTTGACACGAAAGTTCTTCGAATTCTGCGCTCGGATCGTTCATCCAAACGGCTATTTTCTCCAGAAATACAATGCAGATGGCACGGTAGCTTCGGGTTGGCACGCATCGTGGGATCTGAATGCGAAAAAAGAGGTCGTCGCAATTCAGGAGGACGAAACAGGGCTCGTACTTTGGTCACTTTGGGAGCATTATCAGCTTTTTCGTGACATCGAGTTCGCCCATCGGATGTACACGAAACTTGTAATACCTTGCGCTGATTTCATGGACAAGTTTGTTCACCCCGATCTCGGCTTGCCTAAGCCAAGCTGGAATCTGTGGGAAGACCGTCGAGGGATCCATACATTCACATGTGCGACAGTCGTTGCTGGCCTGCGTGCGGCGACGGCGTTTGCACGGCTGTTTGCAGAGGAAGATCGGGCCGAGCGTTACGTTGAGACAGCGGAATCGATGCTTGATGCGATGCGGTTCTCGCTTTACAGCACGGAGCATGGGCGATTTTACCGGTCGCTCCAGCTTCATGGTGACGACCATTTCGAGCCAGATTCCACACTCGACGCTTCCCTGTTCGCTCTTTTCTACTTTGGCTGCTTCGAAGCCGATGATCCAATGGTTGTCAGTACAATGGAGGCGATCGAAGAGGGACTTCGAGTAAACGGCGGCATTGCTCGATTTAGCGGTGATGGGTACATGCGGGTCTCTGAAGCACCGAGCGGGAACGCATGGATGATCTGCACGTTGTGGTTGGCCGACTACTACATAACACGAGCGCGGTCAAAACAGGACCTTCAGCCGGCAATGGAGTTCGTCAAATGGTGCTGTGAGCATGCTCTACCGTCCGGCGTGATGGCTGAACAGATCGACCCGTCGAATGGAAGGAGCTTGTCGGTCGCCCCCTTGACGTGGTCGCATTCGACCTTCGTTTCAACAATACATAGATACTTAGAAAGGTATCGATCATTGGAGATTTGA
- the pyk gene encoding pyruvate kinase: protein MRRAKILATLGPASNTESMIKSMLEAGVNAVRINMSHGTHDEHSATIGHARSAAQKLGVPLAVLVDLSGPKIRTRTLEGGLPVELVAGETFTITTRDITGNRLEVATNFLELPTAVKPETIILLDDGALELRVESVTATDVLCRIVVGGWLKERKGINLPNTPLPIPSMTEKDHEDLKWAMDQNVDYIALSFVRKAEDCREVKDLIKNLNRRTMGRALLVAKIEKAEAIENLDSIIAETDGVMVARGDLGVETTVEHVPVYQKRIIERAVANDKFVITATQMLQSMIDSPHPTRAEASDVANAVWDGTDAVMLSAETATGSYPLETIRTMARIIDAAETIKPEQLKKPVKFSLPPSGRTSQALCKAAAYASKEVMTEKVAVFTESGLMARRLSSVRSGLQTFALTALTDVYNQLSLIWGVIPFVHGELSTTTDKQIGEGTMLDLLGSQQDSTGDLLKVGEKTLLEAGVVEDGETLIMMAGRLSGHGLSSSVIVWTIGEDIPAR from the coding sequence ATGAGAAGAGCAAAAATTCTAGCCACACTGGGACCTGCGTCGAATACCGAATCGATGATCAAATCAATGCTCGAGGCTGGTGTGAATGCGGTGCGTATAAACATGTCTCACGGTACGCACGACGAGCATTCGGCAACAATTGGGCACGCCCGATCAGCAGCACAGAAACTGGGTGTGCCGCTCGCAGTTCTTGTCGACCTCTCGGGGCCGAAGATCCGGACGCGCACGCTCGAGGGTGGTTTGCCGGTCGAACTCGTTGCCGGCGAGACATTTACGATCACGACTCGTGATATTACGGGAAATCGACTTGAAGTCGCAACGAATTTTCTTGAGCTTCCTACCGCAGTCAAACCGGAGACGATCATCCTTCTCGACGACGGAGCACTGGAACTGCGAGTGGAATCCGTTACCGCAACCGATGTTCTATGCCGCATTGTCGTCGGCGGCTGGCTGAAAGAACGCAAGGGCATCAATCTGCCGAATACACCGCTCCCGATCCCGTCAATGACCGAAAAGGACCATGAGGACCTCAAATGGGCAATGGATCAAAACGTTGATTACATTGCACTTTCATTCGTGCGCAAAGCCGAAGATTGTCGGGAAGTGAAAGACCTCATAAAGAACCTCAACCGACGGACGATGGGGCGGGCACTTCTGGTTGCGAAAATAGAAAAGGCCGAAGCTATCGAGAATCTCGATTCGATAATAGCCGAGACAGACGGCGTGATGGTCGCGCGCGGCGACCTCGGTGTCGAGACAACTGTCGAGCACGTGCCGGTCTATCAAAAGCGGATCATCGAGAGGGCCGTAGCTAATGACAAGTTCGTGATAACCGCGACACAGATGCTTCAGTCAATGATCGACAGTCCGCACCCGACGCGTGCCGAAGCGTCAGACGTCGCGAATGCTGTTTGGGACGGTACCGATGCAGTTATGCTGTCGGCCGAGACTGCGACCGGGTCATATCCGTTGGAAACGATCAGAACGATGGCTCGAATAATAGATGCTGCCGAAACCATCAAGCCGGAACAATTAAAGAAACCGGTAAAATTCTCACTGCCTCCTTCCGGCCGCACAAGCCAAGCTCTTTGCAAGGCTGCAGCCTACGCCTCAAAAGAAGTCATGACGGAAAAGGTCGCTGTCTTCACGGAATCCGGGTTAATGGCAAGGCGATTGTCTTCAGTTCGTTCCGGTTTGCAGACATTTGCCCTTACCGCACTGACGGACGTTTATAACCAGCTATCGTTGATATGGGGTGTAATACCCTTCGTTCACGGCGAACTCAGTACGACAACTGACAAACAGATAGGCGAGGGAACAATGCTCGATCTGCTTGGATCCCAGCAGGACTCGACAGGTGACCTTCTAAAGGTCGGCGAAAAGACCTTGCTTGAAGCAGGCGTCGTCGAAGACGGTGAGACGCTAATAATGATGGCTGGCCGCCTTTCCGGGCATGGACTTTCGAGTTCTGTGATCGTTTGGACCATCGGCGAAGATATACCCGCCCGCTGA
- a CDS encoding VIT family protein gives MSHRELHRTDRIGWLRAAVLGANDGIVSTASLIIGVAAANADHGAVIVAGTAGLVAGAMSMAAGEYVSVYSQSDTENADLERERRELAADPEHELTELAGIYVARGLEPGLAQEVARQLTEHDAVGAHARDELGISETLSARPIQAAVFSAVSFALGALLPLGVAAVLNMSNMIPLVAVSSLAFLALLGGVAARAGGASIVVGAVRVLFWGAIAMGATALVGKLFGTVV, from the coding sequence GTGAGCCATCGCGAGCTCCATAGAACGGACAGGATCGGGTGGTTACGAGCAGCGGTCTTAGGTGCTAATGACGGTATCGTCTCGACCGCCAGTTTGATCATCGGGGTTGCTGCAGCGAACGCGGATCACGGCGCGGTCATTGTTGCGGGCACAGCCGGCCTCGTTGCTGGAGCGATGTCAATGGCCGCGGGCGAATACGTTTCGGTCTATTCGCAGTCGGATACCGAAAATGCGGACTTGGAGCGTGAACGACGTGAGCTTGCTGCCGATCCTGAACATGAGTTGACGGAACTCGCAGGAATTTATGTTGCCCGCGGATTAGAACCCGGTCTTGCTCAGGAAGTCGCACGCCAGCTGACAGAACATGATGCGGTCGGAGCTCACGCCCGGGATGAATTGGGTATTTCGGAGACGCTGAGCGCTCGGCCGATACAAGCGGCTGTCTTTTCTGCTGTTAGTTTCGCTCTTGGAGCGTTGCTTCCTCTTGGCGTTGCCGCCGTTCTAAACATGTCGAACATGATCCCGTTAGTAGCTGTTAGCTCGCTTGCCTTCCTCGCGTTGCTTGGTGGCGTTGCTGCACGAGCAGGCGGGGCCAGTATAGTCGTTGGCGCCGTTCGAGTTTTGTTTTGGGGAGCGATCGCGATGGGCGCCACGGCGCTGGTTGGAAAGCTGTTCGGAACAGTCGTCTGA
- a CDS encoding NAD(P)H-dependent oxidoreductase — translation MPADQLFIPIILGTNRKDRSSAHVARWVHAKLAEHHEIETRFFDVRDFELPTDDYGTAIGHLFPEWRGAMAKADGLVIVAPEYNHGYPGCLKSVLDLLLKEYIHKAVAFVGVSAGPWGGTRVVESMVPMVRELGLVPTFLDLNFPSVRSAFGEDGDLNDPAYVKRIVGFIEELVWMARTLRWGRENLPSKHHQ, via the coding sequence ATGCCTGCCGATCAGCTTTTCATACCGATAATCCTCGGTACCAACCGCAAAGACCGAAGCAGCGCGCATGTTGCACGATGGGTGCATGCCAAGCTGGCTGAGCATCACGAGATCGAAACACGATTTTTCGATGTTCGAGATTTCGAATTGCCGACGGATGATTATGGCACTGCGATTGGCCATCTTTTTCCTGAATGGCGCGGGGCGATGGCAAAGGCAGACGGCCTTGTGATCGTAGCCCCTGAATACAATCATGGATATCCCGGCTGTTTGAAGAGCGTTCTCGATCTTCTATTAAAGGAGTATATTCACAAGGCAGTTGCGTTTGTAGGCGTTTCTGCCGGCCCGTGGGGCGGGACTCGGGTCGTCGAGTCTATGGTTCCGATGGTAAGGGAACTCGGCCTGGTGCCAACGTTTCTTGATCTAAATTTTCCGTCCGTGCGAAGTGCATTTGGCGAAGACGGAGATCTGAATGATCCGGCGTACGTTAAACGGATTGTCGGCTTTATAGAAGAATTAGTATGGATGGCGCGGACGCTTCGGTGGGGCCGTGAGAATTTGCCCTCGAAACATCATCAATAG
- a CDS encoding radical SAM protein encodes MPKASSFSRFTRGVKHTVRAFASTKHPVLVHIVPMRRCNLSCTYCNEYDKTSDPVPIDVMLQRIDKLAEFGSSVITISGGEPMMHPDIYEIIARIRHHGMIAGLISNGYYFQPEKVRKLNDAGLDYLQISIDNVTPDDVSKKSLKVLDSKLVNLRDYAKFKVNINSVVGGGVANPDEALIIANRARELGFSSTVGVIHDEMGLNKGLTDREKEVYKEIKSKGTRSYARWNWFQDELVEGKEYEWRCRAGARYLYIDENGIVSWCSQQRGTPGIPILEYTREDMEREYITEKWCAPTCTIQCVHQVGHLDAWRDPQISVSEFKNKKGKGIKKETVAEVLGTK; translated from the coding sequence ATGCCCAAGGCGAGTAGCTTCAGCAGATTTACCCGCGGCGTTAAGCACACCGTCCGCGCGTTCGCATCGACCAAACATCCGGTACTTGTTCACATCGTACCTATGCGTCGCTGCAATCTTTCGTGTACATACTGCAACGAATACGACAAGACCAGCGACCCGGTGCCGATCGACGTAATGCTTCAGCGCATCGATAAGCTCGCTGAATTCGGTTCGTCCGTCATTACGATCTCGGGCGGTGAGCCGATGATGCACCCGGACATCTATGAAATAATCGCTCGTATTCGGCATCATGGGATGATCGCCGGTCTTATCTCGAATGGATACTATTTCCAGCCGGAAAAGGTGAGGAAACTAAATGATGCGGGTCTCGATTATCTTCAGATCTCGATCGATAATGTCACGCCTGACGACGTATCAAAAAAGAGTCTTAAGGTCCTCGACTCAAAACTAGTAAATTTAAGGGACTACGCGAAATTCAAAGTCAATATAAATTCAGTTGTCGGAGGCGGCGTTGCGAATCCGGACGAAGCTCTGATCATTGCGAATCGGGCTCGCGAGCTTGGATTTTCGTCGACCGTTGGTGTCATACACGACGAAATGGGACTGAACAAAGGCCTTACCGATCGGGAGAAAGAAGTATACAAAGAGATCAAGTCAAAGGGAACTCGGTCGTATGCGCGGTGGAACTGGTTTCAGGACGAACTTGTCGAGGGCAAAGAATACGAGTGGCGTTGTCGAGCCGGAGCACGATATCTCTATATTGATGAGAACGGCATCGTCAGTTGGTGTTCACAACAGCGTGGCACTCCCGGAATCCCGATCCTTGAATATACCCGTGAGGACATGGAACGAGAGTATATAACTGAAAAATGGTGCGCTCCGACGTGCACGATCCAGTGTGTCCATCAGGTTGGCCATCTTGATGCTTGGCGCGACCCTCAGATCTCGGTTAGCGAGTTCAAGAACAAAAAAGGCAAGGGAATCAAGAAAGAAACCGTCGCGGAAGTTTTAGGCACTAAGTAA
- a CDS encoding outer membrane lipoprotein carrier protein LolA, giving the protein MAKPFTRSRSNNVETVGLVKIAHDETNDSYFYMKLNYKIGLTAALTFIFFNTAAVNSIFGQDVINTILTRMDEHNKKLTSLRASITMAKENVQLGVVDTTEGTVQYLPQRNKNPLIRVDWKRPEESLAVVDKQYVMYQPNLKQAYTGNVDKAKGKGTAGGALAFMNMTRAQLRANYSVVYLGEATVKGGIKTWHLQLTPKVKTSYKTAEIWIDSDGMPIQSKVVEINNDTTTVHLSNLNKNVTLRADSFQVNLPKGTKIIKG; this is encoded by the coding sequence ATGGCGAAACCGTTTACGAGGTCGAGATCAAATAATGTCGAAACTGTCGGGCTGGTCAAGATCGCACATGATGAAACGAACGACAGTTATTTTTATATGAAGTTGAATTACAAAATCGGGCTGACGGCCGCTTTGACCTTTATCTTTTTCAACACTGCGGCGGTCAACAGTATATTTGGCCAGGACGTGATCAATACGATCCTGACACGTATGGACGAGCATAACAAGAAACTTACTTCGCTGCGTGCAAGCATCACGATGGCGAAAGAGAATGTCCAGCTTGGTGTCGTCGATACGACGGAAGGCACGGTTCAATATTTGCCGCAGCGAAACAAGAACCCGTTGATCAGAGTTGATTGGAAACGGCCCGAAGAATCGCTGGCGGTCGTAGACAAGCAGTATGTGATGTATCAGCCGAACCTAAAGCAGGCGTACACTGGAAATGTAGATAAAGCGAAAGGCAAGGGTACTGCGGGCGGTGCACTGGCATTCATGAATATGACGCGAGCTCAACTTAGAGCTAATTACAGCGTCGTTTACCTCGGCGAGGCGACCGTTAAAGGTGGCATTAAAACGTGGCATTTACAGTTGACGCCAAAGGTGAAGACCAGCTATAAAACGGCCGAGATCTGGATAGATAGCGACGGTATGCCCATTCAATCGAAGGTAGTCGAGATCAATAATGATACGACAACTGTCCACCTCTCGAATTTGAATAAGAATGTCACCTTGAGGGCGGATTCTTTTCAGGTCAACTTACCAAAAGGTACGAAGATCATAAAAGGCTAG
- a CDS encoding ABC transporter ATP-binding protein: MTAILRTENLTKSYKIGKLDVPALRGVSLEVERGEFVAIMGPSGCGKSTLLHLLGGLLSPTSGSILIDGEDLAKVGDAQRTDIRRRKIGFVFQRFNLFPTLTAEGNLKLAEKIHTGSSNNSSTNRHEVLRLLKLEDKMHHKPLEMSGGEQQRVALARAVINSPAIILADEPTGNLDTENSQIVLDMFRKLNEEFNQTIIMITHNPEAAAVCTRIIRMRDGRIVDQ; the protein is encoded by the coding sequence ATGACCGCAATCTTACGGACCGAGAATCTGACCAAATCTTATAAAATCGGCAAATTGGATGTCCCCGCACTTCGAGGGGTATCGCTTGAGGTCGAACGTGGTGAATTTGTTGCCATCATGGGTCCTTCAGGCTGCGGAAAATCGACTTTACTGCACCTGCTCGGCGGTTTGCTGAGCCCGACCAGCGGTTCGATCCTTATCGATGGTGAGGATCTTGCAAAAGTTGGCGACGCGCAGCGGACGGATATACGGCGGAGGAAGATAGGATTCGTATTTCAGAGATTCAACCTGTTTCCGACTCTAACGGCAGAAGGAAATTTGAAACTTGCTGAAAAGATCCATACGGGAAGCAGCAACAACAGTTCGACGAACCGGCATGAGGTCTTGCGGCTCCTGAAACTCGAAGATAAAATGCATCACAAGCCGCTCGAAATGTCTGGCGGAGAACAGCAACGCGTCGCACTCGCGCGTGCAGTTATTAATAGTCCGGCGATCATTCTGGCCGATGAGCCGACGGGCAATCTTGATACTGAGAATTCGCAGATCGTTTTGGATATGTTCCGCAAGCTTAATGAAGAATTCAACCAGACGATCATAATGATCACCCATAATCCTGAGGCTGCCGCGGTGTGTACGCGGATCATCAGGATGCGCGATGGTCGAATCGTCGATCAGTAA
- a CDS encoding cytochrome C oxidase subunit IV family protein codes for MSENHSEHAHIGIPGYIVIFLILVFGTIITYVTSQWDLDGRFFAGANTLLALFIAFTKMTFVMLYFMHVRWSKELIWLSAIASFFWLVIMFAFTMQDYFTRGPGVFSS; via the coding sequence ATGTCGGAAAATCATAGCGAACACGCTCACATCGGTATCCCGGGTTACATCGTGATATTCCTTATCCTGGTATTTGGAACGATCATCACGTACGTTACCTCGCAATGGGATCTTGACGGACGATTCTTTGCTGGTGCAAACACGCTCCTTGCCCTATTCATCGCCTTCACCAAAATGACATTCGTGATGCTTTATTTTATGCACGTTAGGTGGAGCAAGGAACTGATCTGGCTGTCTGCGATAGCCAGTTTCTTCTGGCTGGTGATCATGTTTGCATTTACCATGCAGGACTATTTCACCCGAGGTCCGGGAGTGTTTTCGAGCTAA
- a CDS encoding cytochrome c oxidase subunit 3, producing MVFRWRYPMAFAAGSNHLDAFWGGLNTLVLIVSSLTMALTVYYAQRSNRNMQVAMIVLTMFFGTVFLGVKVIEYTDKYNHGLVPISGLNKKVKEGEAGTHVGSSTKLILPFETVASAASASGSEEKPYINPRGEFQWNYGTELVIQAEKEGYLTESEKIGYFSNGVLDPHKFQERVRMFYFIYFVMTGLHALHMIVGLGLMTWLLWKAWIGTFSAQYFAPVEMSGLYWHFVDIVWIFLFPLLYLLGRHFIH from the coding sequence ATGGTCTTTAGATGGCGCTATCCGATGGCGTTTGCTGCGGGAAGTAACCATCTTGACGCCTTTTGGGGCGGGTTGAACACGTTGGTACTGATCGTCAGCAGCCTTACGATGGCGTTGACGGTATATTACGCTCAGCGGAGCAACCGCAACATGCAGGTTGCAATGATCGTTCTGACCATGTTTTTCGGGACGGTCTTCCTTGGCGTCAAGGTTATCGAATATACCGATAAATACAATCACGGCCTCGTGCCGATCAGCGGCTTGAACAAGAAGGTGAAGGAAGGAGAGGCCGGGACGCACGTCGGATCTTCGACCAAGCTGATCCTGCCGTTCGAAACGGTCGCCTCGGCTGCATCGGCGAGCGGAAGCGAGGAGAAACCCTACATCAATCCGCGTGGTGAGTTCCAGTGGAACTACGGGACCGAACTAGTGATTCAGGCCGAAAAGGAAGGGTATCTGACCGAAAGCGAAAAGATCGGATACTTCTCCAACGGGGTTCTCGACCCGCATAAGTTTCAGGAACGAGTCCGAATGTTCTATTTCATTTACTTTGTCATGACCGGTCTTCACGCTCTGCATATGATAGTCGGTCTCGGTCTGATGACGTGGCTATTGTGGAAAGCATGGATCGGAACTTTCAGTGCACAGTATTTTGCACCGGTCGAAATGTCCGGGCTGTATTGGCACTTCGTCGACATTGTATGGATATTCCTTTTTCCGCTTCTGTATTTGTTAGGACGTCACTTTATTCATTAA
- a CDS encoding cbb3-type cytochrome c oxidase subunit I, which produces MQNADAINAGIPEQPKVNYLTNGFTLKSWLLTKDHKRIALMYLISVSLFFLGGGLYASAIRLELLTPASDLMQSATYNKAFTQHGILMIFFFLIPSIPAILGNFLLPLMIGAKDLALPRINLLSLYLYWIGGILTVYALLQGGVDTGWTFYTPYSTTFSNSYVMAVGLGIFINGFSSILTGLNFIVTIHTMRAPGMTWFRLPLFVWAHYATSLVMILGTPVVAITILLVAIERVARVGIFDPAIGGDPILFQHLFWFYSHPAVYIMILPGMGVVSELISNFSRKKIFGYEFIAFSSIAIAVFGFLVWGHHMFVSGQSIYAGLVFSFLTMVVAVPSAIKMFNWTATMYKGSISYDTPMLYAIGFLGLFLIGGLTGLFLGSVGLTVHLTDTYFVVAHFHYVMVGGQVIAYLGGIHYWWPKITGKMYSEFWGKVSAMLVFVGFNLTFFPQFILGYQGMPRRYASYPEELQVLNIFSTAGASVLGVGLIMPVVYLAHSLVKGKAAGDNPWMLPGLEWRTSSPPPTENFEEMPVVTWEAYEFGEESGLDIDGARKRAEVVPAG; this is translated from the coding sequence ATGCAAAACGCAGACGCAATTAACGCCGGGATTCCGGAACAGCCAAAGGTAAATTATCTCACCAATGGGTTTACGCTTAAGTCGTGGCTATTGACGAAGGATCATAAACGTATTGCGTTGATGTACCTGATATCGGTTTCGCTCTTCTTTCTGGGCGGAGGCCTCTATGCGTCGGCCATCAGGCTCGAACTACTCACACCGGCTAGCGACCTGATGCAGTCGGCGACCTACAACAAGGCATTCACACAGCACGGGATCTTGATGATCTTCTTCTTCCTGATCCCCTCGATCCCGGCAATACTTGGTAATTTCCTTTTGCCGCTCATGATCGGTGCCAAGGACCTCGCTTTACCGCGTATCAATCTCTTGAGCCTTTACCTCTACTGGATCGGCGGTATCTTGACGGTATACGCTTTGCTTCAGGGCGGCGTTGATACCGGGTGGACGTTTTATACTCCGTATAGCACGACGTTCTCGAATTCTTATGTAATGGCCGTCGGACTCGGGATATTCATCAATGGATTTTCATCGATCCTGACGGGACTAAATTTTATAGTGACGATACATACCATGCGTGCCCCGGGAATGACATGGTTTCGTCTGCCGCTTTTCGTTTGGGCTCACTATGCTACAAGCCTTGTGATGATCCTGGGAACCCCGGTCGTTGCGATCACGATCCTTCTGGTAGCGATAGAAAGGGTTGCGAGGGTTGGTATTTTCGACCCGGCGATCGGCGGAGATCCGATCTTGTTCCAGCACCTTTTTTGGTTTTATTCGCACCCCGCCGTCTACATCATGATATTGCCTGGAATGGGTGTGGTCAGCGAATTGATCTCGAATTTTTCGCGTAAGAAGATCTTTGGATACGAATTTATAGCATTCTCAAGCATCGCGATCGCTGTTTTCGGTTTCCTTGTTTGGGGACACCACATGTTCGTTAGCGGCCAGTCGATATATGCGGGCCTTGTCTTTTCGTTCCTGACGATGGTGGTTGCAGTGCCGTCAGCGATAAAGATGTTTAATTGGACGGCGACGATGTACAAAGGCTCGATCTCATATGACACCCCAATGTTGTATGCCATCGGTTTTTTGGGGCTGTTTCTTATCGGCGGACTGACGGGTTTGTTCCTAGGTTCTGTCGGGCTTACTGTTCATCTGACCGACACCTATTTCGTTGTTGCCCATTTTCACTACGTAATGGTAGGCGGGCAGGTTATCGCCTACCTTGGCGGCATTCATTATTGGTGGCCGAAAATAACCGGAAAAATGTATTCGGAGTTTTGGGGCAAGGTTTCAGCGATGCTTGTTTTTGTGGGCTTCAACTTGACGTTTTTCCCGCAGTTCATTCTCGGATATCAGGGCATGCCTCGTAGGTATGCTTCGTATCCCGAGGAGTTGCAGGTTCTGAACATTTTTTCAACAGCCGGTGCCTCGGTGCTTGGCGTCGGGCTAATAATGCCGGTGGTGTATCTCGCTCATTCATTAGTGAAAGGGAAGGCAGCAGGCGACAACCCCTGGATGCTTCCGGGACTGGAATGGCGAACGAGTTCACCGCCGCCGACCGAGAATTTTGAGGAAATGCCGGTTGTTACGTGGGAGGCATACGAGTTTGGCGAGGAAAGCGGTCTCGATATTGATGGCGCCAGAAAACGAGCTGAAGTTGTTCCCGCGGGTTAG